Genomic DNA from Paenibacillus donghaensis:
AATGCCGCTGACAGGCCTGATAGACCTTTTTCGATGTGATGATAAGATGTGCGACGACTGCGGTTGCATATTGTGTGGTCTGCAGCTTGGGTAGATCAGTAGCTAGAGAAGTCGTCACCTTTATCCCCACCTTCCGGAGCAACTACACCGGAGACCTTTCTGTCCGAGGCGGGGGTCAGCTTAAGCTCAGCCTGCAGTTTCCTCTGATGCTCAATAATTTTGATTACCGAGTCCACTGATTTGTTCTGCCGGTAGAGTTGTTGCGATCCGTTTATAAAGAGCTCGACCACACCGCGATCCTTTATATCCACCAAATGTTGCTGCTTCAGCTGCTCCAGCAAGGCTAAATTATCCGTAATCATGATAGTGCGATCAGATAGATTGTCGTCAATCTCCAATTCTCGTATCACGATATCGAATAACTTCTTGGCTGATCGGTCCTTGATTTCCTTTTTTGGCTTGTGTTCCATGACACCCCCCCCTCTTATATGAAATGGTCATGCGCCGAAAACGAAACTGGCAGCTCGGTCCCCTTTGGTATAGAACCCAACCTTGAGGGCAGGGGGCATCCATATAGTTCCAGTTTTTTAATTACCACTAATTTACATTAT
This window encodes:
- a CDS encoding P27 family phage terminase small subunit, whose protein sequence is MEHKPKKEIKDRSAKKLFDIVIRELEIDDNLSDRTIMITDNLALLEQLKQQHLVDIKDRGVVELFINGSQQLYRQNKSVDSVIKIIEHQRKLQAELKLTPASDRKVSGVVAPEGGDKGDDFSSY